GAGCCGGCAGTGAGAAGGAAGCCCACTCTCAGCCTGGGCCAGCCCCAGGAGTCCAACCAGGGGTGGGACCCAGCCTAAGGCTGGCTCTCCTACCACCTAGCTCCTGGAGCAGGAGATTAGACCGCTAGGACTGGTCCCTTGGTGAGGGAAGAACTGTCCTGTGCATATCTTCAAGGAAACACCTGGCACTTTTGCCTTCCCTGGGCAGAGACTTGTAATGATTCTCTTGTCTGCTTCTTTGTCTGTGCCTTTTCTTTGGAGGAGTTTACCGCATCTTCCCATCTTTTGGGCAAGGGAGCTGGATGCTACACTAAAGATTAACTCAGGGGTTTAGagtgagggaggctgagaggcCTCTTAATGGGCAGTAGATTCTCtttggggaggaaagagagagatgctggagccccctgtgcccagccctggaagGGCAGGTCTTGCTCCCTGGGGTCTGTggtagggggagggaggcaaggagaaAGGCCTGAGTCCCCATGCTCTGTGGGtgatggagagggggagggagatcGGGCCATCTGCCTCAGGAAAGAAGGGGAGTGTGAGGCCAAGGTGAGGGGCTACATCAGATGGCAACATGGTGATTGAAGTGTGGTATGACTAGGGGAGGTCTTGGGGTTAAGGTCTTGGGGCCTTGGGAGAGTGAGGTGGCAGTCAAGCATGGCCTGGTTTGTGACAGGATCTAGTCGTTCCTCTGGCCTGGTCCCTGGTGGCAAGGCtagtggaggtggaggtgggggagggagtggggtaTGAGGGCTATTtcccttctttgcctcttttctttcttataaatctAGTGATCTTTCAGGAGGAGTTTTTTTCTGAGTGATGTTACATGCATGAGATCAAGGGACtctggggttggggaagggggtgtaAAGAAGGGTGGAGCCCTTGTCCAGGATAGAAAAGAGCTTGAGTTGGGGGTCAAGGCCAAGCTCTCCTGCACAATTCAACTGGCTCCTTCCCACAGTGTGGACAAACGTGGAACCTCGCTCTGTGGCCGTGTTCCCCTGGCACTCCTTAGTCCCCTTCTTGGCGCCCAGCCAGCCTGACCCCTCTGTGCAGCCAAGTGAAGCCCAGCAACCTGCCAGCCACCCAGTGGCCTCCAATCAGAGCAAAGGTAAGGGGTGAGGGGCTGTGGGAAGCCACAGGGTTGGGGTTGAGATGGCCTAAGAGCCCTCTGATCTGCCTATCGCTCTGTCCTCAGAACCTGCTGAGTCGGCGGCTGTTGCTCACGAGCAGCCACCAGGCGGGACAGGGAATGCTGACCCTGGGCGGCCCCCGGGAGCTACATGCCCTGAGAGCCCAGGGCCCGGACCCCCCCACAGTTTGGGGGTGGTGGAACCTGGAAAGGGCCCCCCTCCCACCACTGAGGAGGAGGCCCCTGGTCCACCAGGAGAGCCCCGGCTGGACAGTGAGACGGAGAGTGACCATGATGATGCGTGAGTGCCCTGAGCTTGGGGCTGTGGGGGAAGGTGGTGTGGTGGGGAATATGGCTCTCACTTTCCCTGCTGCTCCCACCACAGCTTCCTCTCCATCATGTCTCCTGAGATCCAGTTACCTCTGCCGCCTGGGAAACGCCGGACCCAGTCCCTCAGCGCCTTGCCCAAGGAACGAGACTCATCTTCAGAGAAGGATGGACGCAGCCCCAACAAGGTGCCTCATCTCCACCTGTCCCCAGCTCACCCCATGGCCATCCAAGCCTGTCTCCCCAGTCCTAACCGCCCGGCTCGGGCCTGTATCTACTGCAGCGGGAGAAGGACCATATCCGGCGGCCCATGAATGCCTTTATGATCTTCAGCAAGCGGCACCGGGCCCTGGTCCATCAGCGTCACCCCAACCAGGACAACCGGACTGTCAGCAAGATCCTGGGCGAGTGGTGGTATGCCCTGGGACCCAAGGAGAAACAGAAGTACCACGACCTGGCCTTCCAGGTAATGCTGCCTCCTCTTGGCTCCTCTTCAGCTTCTTCTGGTAGGGTGGGTGAGTGAAGGGtctccctgtcctctcctgccAGGTGAAAGAGGCCCACTTTAAGGCCCACCCAGACTGGAAGTGGTGCAACAAGGACCGGAAGAAGTCCAGCTCAGAGGCCAAGCCTACTagcctggggctggcaggagggcaCAAGGAGACGCGGGAGCGGAGCATGTCGGAGACAGGCACTGCCGCTGCCCCTGGAGGTTAGTGAGCCCTTGGGCTCTTCTGCCTTGCCACCTCCATCCCTGACATCTACTGGCCACCCCGTTGCTTGctcaccccttccccagaagCTCCTCTCTACTTTATCATGCTTTGAGGTCCCTTACTCACAAAAGAACTGGCAATTGTTTCATGTGAAGGTGTCAGGAAGGTCCAGATAGGCAAAATTTTCAGGGAGAAATCTTATCATCAAttggtatttactgagcatttagtACATAATAGGCACCAAAAGGAGTATAATCTCTAGTATTCAAAGCCATATGCtgttttccaaatgaggaaactgaggctcagagacgtaaGATCACTTATTTGAAGTCATCGAATACTAATAAGTAGCAGAGACCAAATTTAAACCCCAGTTTGACTCTCAAGACCACAGTTGGAAGCCCCTCATTGACTGCTTCTCCTGACTTAGGGTGTCTAGTGTGCTTGGCCCTATTCTGAGGAGCTTTTCTGGAGTGATCCTGTGGGTTTGGGCCCACAACTGTGATAGAGAGGATGTTCTTTTCTGTCtgagatgagggaactgagacccAGACGGGCCAGTGGTTATTAGCTAGCCAGCGCCACACACCTGTCTGCAGGCTTTGACGCTCTCAGAAGGGCTGCTTCCCAGGGAGGTATGGGCTTGCTTCTTGCAATGCCAGAGGACAGGAACCAATGAGAAATGCAGTTAGTGATTGGTATGTCTTTTCTGCCAGGTGGCTCAGGAAGTCCAGCCTGCTTCTGCCCAGTATCTAGAAATATCTGCGGAGGGCTTGGCCAGCCTGGGTGCTGGTAGGAGGCTTCTGACTCCATACCACTTCTTTCTTTCCGCTCTACAGTGTCCTCGGAACTCCTGTCTGTCACAGCCCAGACGCTCTTGAGCTCGGACACCAAGGCTCCGGGGAGCGGCTCTTGTGGGGCAGAACGTCTGCACACAGTCGGGGCACCTGGCTCAGCCCGGCCCCGAGCCTTCTCCCACAGCGGGGTCCACAGCCTCGATGGTGGGGAAGTAGACAGCCAGGCACTACAGGAACTGACTCAGGTCCGGAGTGCAGGCCATGGGGGTAGGGGAGATGGGCAGGGAGGGCTGCCTGAAGTGACAGCCTTGACCGAACTCTCCCTGCACTTGCCCTGCAGATGGTGTCTGGCCCTGCATCCTACTCTGGCCCAAAACCTTCCACGCAATATGGGGCTCCAGGCCCCTTTGCAGCCCCCAGTGAGGGAGGCACCCTGGCGGCCAGTGGGCGGCCTCCACTGCTGCCCACCCGGGCCTCCCGTTCCCAGCGTGCCGCCAGTGAGGACATGACCAGTGACGAGGAGCGCATGGTCATCtgtgaggaggaaggggatgaTGATGTCATTGGTGAGCAGTCGCAGGGCTCAGAATCTTGTCCAAGGAGCAGCAGGCTAAGGTTTGGAGGGTGGGCAGATCTAGACCCTGagacccttccttcctttctttttcttcccttccacaTTTGTTTGTGATCACCAGTGTGTTCAGTTCAGGCCCTACTGAGTAAACCCAGCTGTGCCCTCAAGAAGCCCCTGGCCAGACAGGAAGCTGGGAAGGCATGGCTGGGCTATTGGGCACAGTATTAGATGCTGATACCAGTGTGCTCTCAGGGTCCACTAGTGGGCAGGTGGGTACACCTGGGCTGAGGAACAGCATTTCTGGACAATGCTTACTGCCAATTTGGGGCAAAGCTGAGGCTAGAGCCAGGCTCCAGGCTCTTCCTCCTGGGCAGCCTTGTACCCAGCCCCTTTACCGACGCTGTTTTCTCTGTGCTCTCAGCTGACGATGGCTTCAGCACCACTGACATTGACCTCAAGTGCAAGGAGCGGGTGACTGACAGCGAGAGCGGAGACAGCTCTGGGGAAGACCCAGAGGGCAGCAAGGTGAGGGCTTGAGACTTGTTGCTGTCTGGTCACATGCATCTTGGGAGGGGGGACACCCATTTCTGTGTAAATTGACAGAGGGGGAGATTAAGGCCCAAAGAGGGCGAGCTACTTGCTCCGTGGGGAACTGGGTCACAGCCTAGGTTGAATGAAGGCCTTCGGCTGGCCTGGTTGCCAGGTGGGACAGGGAAGCAGGGGTGGGCAAGTTGTGCGTATCCAGGCTTCCCTGACATGCTGTATCTTCCATCTTTGACTCAGGGCTTTGGCCGGAAGGTGTTCTCACCTGTGATCCGTTCCTCCTTTACCCACTGCCGTCCATCACTGGACCCTgagcccccagggcccccagatCCACCTGGAGCCTTCGGCAAAGGATATGggcccaccccatcctcctcctcgtcctcgcctgcctcctcctcagcctcagcAGCCACCTCCTTCCAACTGGGCTCAGGGACCTTCAAGGCCCAGGAGTCAGGTCAGGGCAGCACAACAGGCCCCCTTCggcccccaccccctggggctgggggcccagcgACACCTTCTAAGGCCACCCGGTTTCTCCCCACGGATCCTGCCACCTTCCGGCGCAAGAGACCTGAAAGTGTAGGGGGCCTGGATCCACCAGGCCCCTCAGTCATTGCGGCACCTCCCAGTGGTGGGGGAAGTGTCCTGCAGACACTGGTCCTGCCCTCAAACAAGGAGGAACGGGAGGCCAGTGGAGCTCGCATGCCTTCGGCCCCAGCCCCACCGCTGGCCTATGGGGCCCCAGCAGCACCCCTGTCCCGCCCGGCTGCCACCATGGTCACCAACGTGGTCCGGCCTGTCAGCAGCACTCCTGTGCCCATTGCCTCTAagcctttcccttcctctgcccgGGCGGAAGCGTCTCCAAATGATACAGCAGGTGGCAGGACTGAGACAGTCACTGGGTCCCGGGCACCTGGGGGCTCCCCACTAGGTGTCAGCTTAGTGTATTCAGATAAGAAGTCGGGAGCAACCACCTCAACAGCCCCACATCTGGTGGCTGGGCCCCTACTGGGCACTGTGGGGAAGGCACCTGCCACTGTCACCAACCTGCTGGTGGGCACCCCGGGCTATGGGGCCCCAGCACCCCCCGCTGTTCAGTTTATTGCCCAGGGGGGCCCTGGCAGTGGGGCAGCTGCGGGCTCAGGAGCAGGTGCTGGGAGTGGCCCCAATGGGCCAGTGCCCCTGGGCATCCTGCAGCCAGGTCCCCTGAGCAAGGCTGGGGGAATCACCCAAGTGCAGTACATTCTGCCCACGCTGCCCCAACAACTTCAAGTggcacctgccccagcccctgggaccAAGGCAGTGGCTCCCAGCGGCCCTGCACCCACTACCAGCATCCGTTTCACCCTCCCGCCGGGCACCTCCACCAACGGCAAAGTCCTGGCTGCCACTGCGCCCACTCCTGGCATCCCCATCCTGCAGTCTGTaccctctgccccgccccccaaAGGTGAGGCCTGGGTCGGGCAGCACAAGGAGAAGGGCCACAGGCCTATTCAGCTCCCTTGTAACCACTTCCTCCCTCATCTCTTTACTTGCAGCCCAGTCAGTTTCTCCTGtgcaggcccctcccccaggtggcTCAGCCCAGCTGCTACCCGGGAAGGTACTGGTGCCCTTGGCCACCCCTAGCATGTCAGTGCGGGGTGGAGGGGCCGGCCAGCCACTGCCCCTGGTGAGCCCACCCTTCTCAGTACCTGTGCAGAATGGTGCTCAGCCACCCAGCAAGGTAAGGACACCCTGGTGGTGGCCCTACCTGTTCCTCGTTCTCTTTCTGGATGTTAGTCTCTATGTCCCGTGGTTTCTGTCTGCCTTTTCTTCagtctccctttctcccttcttgtcTATTTGAGTCTCTGTCTTGCTGTCTTCCTCGACATCTTTGCACATCTTGATTTTGCCATCAGTGTCTGCACCTtgttccttctctgtgtctcccatctcttgctattttctttctctttgtttctcccttcccatccctgtcCCAAATTCTGTGTTCCTTGTCTCTGCTGAGATCACCCTCTGAGTCCTTGGTCCTCCCTTACCCAACTCTGGGTCGCCACCTCACCTCAGCTCATGGTGCCCTTGCCCACAGATCATCCAGCTGACTCCGGTACCTGTGAGCACACCCAGCGGCCTGGTGCCGCCCCTCAGCCCAGCCTCGCTCCCTGGACCCACCTCTCAGCCTCAGAAGGTCCTGCTGCCCTCCTCTACCAGGTGACTGCAGTTGAACCCTCAACCTGGAGGTCAGTGCAGGAAAGGGGTTGGGTGGGACCAGCTCACCTCATGCcgccccctttcctctcccttcggCAGAATCACCTATGTGCAGTCAGCCAGCGGGCATGCGCTGCCCCTGGGCACCAGTCCTGCGTCTAGTCAGGCTGGAACAGTCACTTCGTACGGACCCACGAGCTCGGTAGCCCTAGGCTTCACCTCACTGGGGCCCAGTGGCCCCGCCTTCGTGCAGCCCTTGCTTTCAGGTGAGGGGTGGCatagcaggcagagctggggaccaAGGGTGGAGCTGAGGCAGCCCAGACCCTAACTTGGGCCCAGGCCTGACTTGGCCCCCTGccactcctctgtctctctgcaggCCAAGCCCCGCTGCTGGCTCCCGGCCAGGTGGGCGTGTCGCCTGTGCCCAGtccccagctgcctcccagcTGCACAGCCCCCAGTGGTCCTGTCATCACAGCGTTTTACCCCGgcagccccatccccacctcctcaGCATCCCTGGCCCAGCCATCTCAGGCTCCACCAGGCCTGGTCTACACTGTGGCCACCAGCACCACCCCACCTGCTGCCACCATCCTGCCCAAGGGCCCATCGGCCCCTGCCACTGCCACCCCGGCCCCTACCAGCCCTTTCCCTAGTGCCACAGGTGGGTGTCGGGCCAGCTCAGGGCAGGGTGAGTTGGGAGACCCAGGGGATGGTCTCCAGTCAGGCCTGGCTCAGCAAATGCTCTTCTCTCCACCAGCAGGCTCCATGACCTACAGCTTAGTGGCCCCCAAAGCCCAGCGGCCCACCCCTAAGGCCCCCCAGAAAGTGAAGGCGGCCATCGCCAGCATTCCTGTGGGCTCCTTTGAGGCAGGTGCCCCTGGGCGGCCAGGCCCTGCACCCCGTCAGCCCTTGGAGCCTGGCCCAGCCCGTGAGCCCTCTGCATCTGAGTCTGAGCTGGAGGGGCAGCCTACAACGCCGgcccccccactgcccccagagACCTGGGTTCCCCCAGCCCGGAGCAgtcccccgccacccccacctgcTGAGGAGCGGACCAGCTCCAAGGGGCCTGAGACCATGGTGAGTGCACAGTGGGCCTGGAGGGTTCCTACTGCTCCTTGGCTCGCCCTTCAGTCCACTGTCTGTTCCACTCCTTTTTCCTCCACACTTGTCTGAACTGCGCCCTTATGGGGCCTCCTCTGTCACTCCAGCTTGTCCGTATGACTGGGTCTTCCCCAAGGTTCTGTGACTCGGGCAGTCAGTATTCATGTCTTCATGTTTCTGGTCTCACCCTGGTGGGTCTGAACCCAGTGTCTTCCATCTCCCTGCAGTCTCTGTCTCAGGCCAGCAAATTCCCAAGCTCATCTTCAGACTGGCGCGTCCCTGGGCTGGGTCTGGAGAACCGTGGGgagcctcccacccctcccagcccggCCCCggctccagcctcagcccctggtagcagcagcggcagcagcgagggcagcagtgggagggcagctggggacaCCCCTGAGCGCAAGGAGGCGGCCAGTACCGGCAAGAAGGTGAAGGTGCGGCCCCCGCCCCTGAAGAAGACCTTTGACTCTGTGGACAAGTGAGCACGGGCTGGGGGACTTGGCAAAGTGTGTGGGTTGGTGGGAGAGGGGGCAGCTGCAGGCTGGGACAGAGGAGGTGACCCTGCCCGCTCTCCAGCAGGGTCCTGTCGGAGGTGGACTTCGAAGAGCGCTTTGCTGAGCTGCCCGAGTTTCGGCCTGAGGAGGTGCTGCCCTCGCCCACCCTGCAGTCTCTGGCCACCTCACCCCGGGCCATCCTGGGCTCCTACCgcaagaagagaaagaactcCACTGGTAGGCGAGTGCAAGGCACCCAGGGTAGGTAGGGGCAGACTGGGGCTGTCCCCACTGAGCCTGCTTCTGTTTAACCAGACCTGGACTCTGCCCCTGAGGACCCCACCTCGCCCAAGCGCAAGATGAGGAGACGCTCCAGCTGCAGCTCAGAGCCCAACACCCCCAAGAGTGCCAAGTGCGAGGGGGACATCTTCACCTTTGACCGTACAGGTGCTGGTGAGGTGGCAGGCAGAGCTGTGGTGTTCCCAGGGCCTCCAAGAGGGGTGGGGTCTCAGGAATGGGGTTAGAGATGGCATAGGTGGGTTGGGTATCACTGAGAGAAAGGACAGTAGTAGGTCAAGGGTGGGTTGTGGAGTCCAGCAGGACCCTAAGTTGCCACATGACCCTGGGTGGTTTCCTTCTCTGAACACTGCTGTGAAACATAATTCATTGAGGGCAGAGTGGTCACACGGACAGTGGTGGAGGGCCAGGCTGCCCCGGAAGGCTTGACTGCTTCTCATGCCACTCCCAGGTACAGAAGCTGAGGATGTGCTCGGGGAGCTGGAATATGAGAAAGTGCCATACTCATCACTACGGCGCACCCTGGACCAGCGCCGGGCCCTAGTCATGCAGCTCTTCCAGGACCATGGCTTCTTCCCATCAGGTGAGCAGGTCTCGGAGTCTCGAGGGGCACTTGGAGGGGGCCTGCCTGCCcatctcaccctcccctccccacccttctgtCCACAGCCCAGGCCACAGCAGCCTTCCAGGCCCGCTACGCAGACATCTTCCCCTCCAAGGTCTGTCTGCAGTTGAAGATCCGTGAGGTTCGCCAGAAGATCATGCAGGCGGCCACTCCCACAGAGCAGCCCCCCGGAGCTGAGGCCCCCCTCCCTGGACCACCCCCCACTGGCACTGCTGCTgcccctgtccccactcccagccctgctgggggCCCTGACCCCACCTCACCTGGCTCGGACTCTGGCACGACCCCGGCTGCCCCGCCActgcctccacccccagagcCAGGGCCTGGACAacctggctgggaggggccccCTCAACCCTCACCACCCCCTTCTGGCCCCTCCACAGCTGCCACAGGCAGGTGAGGGGCCCCTGAGAAGATCCCAGACCCACAGTATCCCCCTCAGGACATGGACAGTATGTAGGTGGCAGGAATTGGGGGGCAGGATGGTTACCTCCTCCCCAATAAAGCCATTTCgtcctttccagtttggggcgGAATGAGGCCTGCTCCTCTTGTctaccccctctccccacagctcccTCCCTGTGATGGGGGGCAGCTGAGGGGAAGCAGGGGCACAGTCTCCCTCCATTGAGCCCCTGTACATAACCTGGAGTGTGTTACCTTCAGACCTTTTCACTTGTACTTTATGCAAAATGGCTCGCGTGAGGGCCGCAAGCTGGAGGGTTGTGCAGGCCTCAGGCCACAGGGAGGCACCTGTGGAGTAGGGGGAGTTCATGTACCCCTTTTTTCCCCAGAGGGGCTGGACTCAGGttagtttgggggtgggggctcctgcACTTTGCCACAGGCATGGAGAGGGTTCTCGCCTcaccccctctgccctcccaacTTGGGTTGTACTTTCTAAGAAGGTGattttcccctcccctcatccccatccccagaacaaaacatgttgatCATGTGCAATATTTCTTACTGTGCCGAGAAGCCGCAATGACCGAGATTAAAGCTGTTTAACACACCTGTGTAGCTGTCTGTTCTAAAGGGAGAAGGGATGTTGGTTATACCAGTTGGTTCCCCGGATGGCCATGGAGTTACATACTGCTCCCCCAACCCAAGATGAGGGAAGGAATTCCAGGACCATCCTCTCCCTACCTCAGAAGGATCTGGTCAGCAGTCATGATCCTTTCTCAGCCATCCAACCTGCGTGAGCTGGGGGAGGGCCTGAGATGTGGTGCTGCAAGAAGGGCAGTTCATCTTTGACAGTCCAGTTGGACCTGATAGGTCTGAGCCAGAGGTGGCACTGGGTGGGAGAGGCCAGTTGGCCAAGAGAACTGCGCTGTCCTCGGTGACTCTTGGTGCCCCCACGTGGCCTGAGCTAGCACTGCAGCCAGGCCAGAGGAAGCTCTCCTGCTTTCTGCCTGTCTATCACAGCCTGTGGACATGCTCTTGGGAGAAAGATAACCATATCCTGTGTAGAGGGATGactgctgggggtgggaaggtcaGGAAGCTTCCACAAGAAGTCACATCTAAGCCAGGACCAGAATACCGTTAAGTTCCAGCCAGGGGAAAGAGCATGTGCAGACTGGAGGGCAG
This region of Camelus ferus isolate YT-003-E chromosome 9, BCGSAC_Cfer_1.0, whole genome shotgun sequence genomic DNA includes:
- the CIC gene encoding protein capicua homolog isoform X4, coding for MKPMKKACAGLPGSGSGGKSPPATRAKALRRRGAGEGDKPEEEDDDAQQQQPGPEEAEEGEEEEAERGPGAEGLPPELHPHDPAPGPAEEPKVEGEAGRWEPSLSRKTATFKSRAPKKKYVEEHGAGSGSSSGAAGAPEEQARTPEEASALGVPPRPPTSTRSSSTDTASEHSADLEDEPAEACGPGPWPPGSTSVGYDLRQLRSQRVLARRGDGLFLPAVVRQVRRSQDLGVQFPGDRALTFYEGAPGGGVDVVLDATPPPGALVVGTAVCTCVEPGMAAYREGVVVEVATKPAAYKVRFSSQPGPVATLPQPPQPPHREPEEAVWVARSSLRLLRPPWDPEALPRKPSTGPEEEQAEPGAALPPCPAALDPKQPEDAEVSKISFGGNLGACEEGEEKHPPALGTPALLPLPPPQLLSPPPKSPAFAGPGRPGEQPSPCQEGSQGGSRSSSVASLEKGTAPAARARTPLTAAQQKYKKGDVVCTPNGIRKKFNGKQWRRLCSRDGCMKESQRRGYCSRHLSMRTKEMEGLADSGPGGAGRPAGVAAREGSTEFDWGDETSRDSEASSVAARGDSRPRLVAPADLSRFEFDECEAAVMLVSLGSSRSGTPSFSPVSTQSPFSPAPSPSPSPLFGFRPANFSPINASPVIQRTAVRSRHLSASTPKAGVLTPPDLGPHPPPPAPRERHSSGILPTFQTNLTFTVPISPGRRKTELLPHPGALGASGSGGGGAAPDFPKSDSLDSGVDSVSHTPTPSTPAGFRAVSPAVPFSRSRQPSPLLLLPPPAGLTSDPGPSVRRVPAVQRDSPVIVRNPDVPLPSKFPGEVGAASEARAGGPGRGCRETPVPPGVASGKPGLPPPLPAPVPITVPPAAPTAVAQPMPTFGLASSPFQPVAFHPSPAALLPVLVPSSYTSHPAPKKEVIMGRPGTVWTNVEPRSVAVFPWHSLVPFLAPSQPDPSVQPSEAQQPASHPVASNQSKEPAESAAVAHEQPPGGTGNADPGRPPGATCPESPGPGPPHSLGVVEPGKGPPPTTEEEAPGPPGEPRLDSETESDHDDAFLSIMSPEIQLPLPPGKRRTQSLSALPKERDSSSEKDGRSPNKREKDHIRRPMNAFMIFSKRHRALVHQRHPNQDNRTVSKILGEWWYALGPKEKQKYHDLAFQVKEAHFKAHPDWKWCNKDRKKSSSEAKPTSLGLAGGHKETRERSMSETGTAAAPGVSSELLSVTAQTLLSSDTKAPGSGSCGAERLHTVGAPGSARPRAFSHSGVHSLDGGEVDSQALQELTQMVSGPASYSGPKPSTQYGAPGPFAAPSEGGTLAASGRPPLLPTRASRSQRAASEDMTSDEERMVICEEEGDDDVIADDGFSTTDIDLKCKERVTDSESGDSSGEDPEGSKGFGRKVFSPVIRSSFTHCRPSLDPEPPGPPDPPGAFGKGYGPTPSSSSSSPASSSASAATSFQLGSGTFKAQESGQGSTTGPLRPPPPGAGGPATPSKATRFLPTDPATFRRKRPESVGGLDPPGPSVIAAPPSGGGSVLQTLVLPSNKEEREASGARMPSAPAPPLAYGAPAAPLSRPAATMVTNVVRPVSSTPVPIASKPFPSSARAEASPNDTAGGRTETVTGSRAPGGSPLGVSLVYSDKKSGATTSTAPHLVAGPLLGTVGKAPATVTNLLVGTPGYGAPAPPAVQFIAQGGPGSGAAAGSGAGAGSGPNGPVPLGILQPGPLSKAGGITQVQYILPTLPQQLQVAPAPAPGTKAVAPSGPAPTTSIRFTLPPGTSTNGKVLAATAPTPGIPILQSVPSAPPPKAQSVSPVQAPPPGGSAQLLPGKVLVPLATPSMSVRGGGAGQPLPLVSPPFSVPVQNGAQPPSKIIQLTPVPVSTPSGLVPPLSPASLPGPTSQPQKVLLPSSTRITYVQSASGHALPLGTSPASSQAGTVTSYGPTSSVALGFTSLGPSGPAFVQPLLSGQAPLLAPGQVGVSPVPSPQLPPSCTAPSGPVITAFYPGSPIPTSSASLAQPSQAPPGLVYTVATSTTPPAATILPKGPSAPATATPAPTSPFPSATAGSMTYSLVAPKAQRPTPKAPQKVKAAIASIPVGSFEAGAPGRPGPAPRQPLEPGPAREPSASESELEGQPTTPAPPLPPETWVPPARSSPPPPPPAEERTSSKGPETMSLSQASKFPSSSSDWRVPGLGLENRGEPPTPPSPAPAPASAPGSSSGSSEGSSGRAAGDTPERKEAASTGKKVKVRPPPLKKTFDSVDNRVLSEVDFEERFAELPEFRPEEVLPSPTLQSLATSPRAILGSYRKKRKNSTDLDSAPEDPTSPKRKMRRRSSCSSEPNTPKSAKCEGDIFTFDRTGTEAEDVLGELEYEKVPYSSLRRTLDQRRALVMQLFQDHGFFPSAQATAAFQARYADIFPSKVCLQLKIREVRQKIMQAATPTEQPPGAEAPLPGPPPTGTAAAPVPTPSPAGGPDPTSPGSDSGTTPAAPPLPPPPEPGPGQPGWEGPPQPSPPPSGPSTAATGR
- the CIC gene encoding protein capicua homolog isoform X2, producing MKPMKKACAGLPGSGSGGKSPPATRAKALRRRGAGEGDKPEEEDDDAQQQQPGPEEAEEGEEEEAERGPGAEGLPPELHPHDPAPGPAEEPKVEGEAGRWEPSLSRKTATFKSRAPKKKYVEEHGAGSGSSSGAAGAPEEQARTPEEASALGVPPRPPTSTRSSSTDTASEHSADLEDEPAEACGPGPWPPGSTSVGYDLRQLRSQRVLARRGDGLFLPAVVRQVRRSQDLGVQFPGDRALTFYEGAPGGGVDVVLDATPPPGALVVGTAVCTCVEPGMAAYREGVVVEVATKPAAYKVRFSSQPGPVATLPQPPQPPHREPEEAVWVARSSLRLLRPPWDPEALPRKPSTGPEEEQAEPGAALPPCPAALDPKQPEDAEVSKISFGGNLGACEEGEEKHPPALGTPALLPLPPPQLLSPPPKSPAFAGPGRPGEQPSPCQEGSQGGSRSSSVASLEKGTAPAARARTPLTAAQQKYKKGDVVCTPNGIRKKFNGKQWRRLCSRDGCMKESQRRGYCSRHLSMRTKEMEGLADSGPGGAGRPAGVAAREGSTEFDWGDETSRDSEASSVAARGDSRPRLVAPADLSRFEFDECEAAVMLVSLGSSRSGTPSFSPVSTQSPFSPAPSPSPSPLFGFRPANFSPINASPVIQRTAVRSRHLSASTPKAGVLTPPDLGPHPPPPAPRERHSSGILPTFQTNLTFTVPISPGRRKTELLPHPGALGASGSGGGGAAPDFPKSDSLDSGVDSVSHTPTPSTPAGFRAVSPAVPFSRSRQPSPLLLLPPPAGLTSDPGPSVRRVPAVQRDSPVIVRNPDVPLPSKFPGEVGAASEARAGGPGRGCRETPVPPGVASGKPGLPPPLPAPVPITVPPAAPTAVAQPMPTFGLASSPFQPVAFHPSPAALLPVLVPSSYTSHPAPKKEVIMGRPGTVWTNVEPRSVAVFPWHSLVPFLAPSQPDPSVQPSEAQQPASHPVASNQSKEPAESAAVAHEQPPGGTGNADPGRPPGATCPESPGPGPPHSLGVVEPGKGPPPTTEEEAPGPPGEPRLDSETESDHDDAFLSIMSPEIQLPLPPGKRRTQSLSALPKERDSSSEKDGRSPNKREKDHIRRPMNAFMIFSKRHRALVHQRHPNQDNRTVSKILGEWWYALGPKEKQKYHDLAFQVKEAHFKAHPDWKWCNKDRKKSSSEAKPTSLGLAGGHKETRERSMSETGTAAAPGVSSELLSVTAQTLLSSDTKAPGSGSCGAERLHTVGAPGSARPRAFSHSGVHSLDGGEVDSQALQELTQMVSGPASYSGPKPSTQYGAPGPFAAPSEGGTLAASGRPPLLPTRASRSQRAASEDMTSDEERMVICEEEGDDDVIADDGFSTTDIDLKCKERVTDSESGDSSGEDPEGSKGFGRKVFSPVIRSSFTHCRPSLDPEPPGPPDPPGAFGKGYGPTPSSSSSSPASSSASAATSFQLGSGTFKAQESGQGSTTGPLRPPPPGAGGPATPSKATRFLPTDPATFRRKRPESVGGLDPPGPSVIAAPPSGGGSVLQTLVLPSNKEEREASGARMPSAPAPPLAYGAPAAPLSRPAATMVTNVVRPVSSTPVPIASKPFPSSARAEASPNDTAGGRTETVTGSRAPGGSPLGVSLVYSDKKSGATTSTAPHLVAGPLLGTVGKAPATVTNLLVGTPGYGAPAPPAVQFIAQGGPGSGAAAGSGAGAGSGPNGPVPLGILQPGPLSKAGGITQVQYILPTLPQQLQVAPAPAPGTKAVAPSGPAPTTSIRFTLPPGTSTNGKVLAATAPTPGIPILQSVPSAPPPKAQSVSPVQAPPPGGSAQLLPGKVLVPLATPSMSVRGGGAGQPLPLVSPPFSVPVQNGAQPPSKIIQLTPVPVSTPSGLVPPLSPASLPGPTSQPQKVLLPSSTRITYVQSASGHALPLGTSPASSQAGTVTSYGPTSSVALGFTSLGPSGPAFVQPLLSGQAPLLAPGQVGVSPVPSPQLPPSCTAPSGPVITAFYPGSPIPTSSASLAQPSQAPPGLVYTVATSTTPPAATILPKGPSAPATATPAPTSPFPSATGSMTYSLVAPKAQRPTPKAPQKVKAAIASIPVGSFEAGAPGRPGPAPRQPLEPGPAREPSASESELEGQPTTPAPPLPPETWVPPARSSPPPPPPAEERTSSKGPETMSLSQASKFPSSSSDWRVPGLGLENRGEPPTPPSPAPAPASAPGSSSGSSEGSSGRAAGDTPERKEAASTGKKVKVRPPPLKKTFDSVDNRVLSEVDFEERFAELPEFRPEEVLPSPTLQSLATSPRAILGSYRKKRKNSTDLDSAPEDPTSPKRKMRRRSSCSSEPNTPKSAKCEGDIFTFDRTGAGTEAEDVLGELEYEKVPYSSLRRTLDQRRALVMQLFQDHGFFPSAQATAAFQARYADIFPSKVCLQLKIREVRQKIMQAATPTEQPPGAEAPLPGPPPTGTAAAPVPTPSPAGGPDPTSPGSDSGTTPAAPPLPPPPEPGPGQPGWEGPPQPSPPPSGPSTAATGR